The Xiphophorus maculatus strain JP 163 A chromosome 23, X_maculatus-5.0-male, whole genome shotgun sequence genome contains a region encoding:
- the lamp2 gene encoding lysosome-associated membrane glycoprotein 2 isoform X3, translating into MSRYAAFVFFLSFGVVSHLSHGIEVKVMNKDKLCLYANLTLSFSVTYEVADNKNKTVSFELPSSASSDDSKCDNTSSILKLSFPDGHSWSVNFSLKDKSYQAENITFVYNLNDSKVFPDSSSNETVTVTTKPDITDVGVNTCYSCKSEDTLIASPLANMTLSDVLIQAFILNGTKSENLTTCSADKPVTPTPTPTHVTNATTVVPATNATTAVPPTTPTPTLPTPTVGNYSFKHDVNSTACLLANFGLRIGFTQNKKYQEVNFDPPTEVSGSCGVDSSELILMSNGINVSLSFYNDTKKFRLHAVNVTLNTSSGIFAQSGANLSLWEAAVGSSYMCNKEQNFTITDLLSIYTFSLHVQPFGVKNGLYSTAHECSLDDPSILIPIIVGAALAGLILIVVIAYVIGRRKTHVGYQTL; encoded by the exons ATGTCTCGATACgctgcatttgttttcttcttgtctttCGGAGTTG tgtcCCATCTGTCTCATGGCATTGAGGTTAAAGTCATGAATAAGGACAAGTTGTGTCTTTATGCCAATCTGACCCTCAGCTTCTCGGTCACCTATGAAGTTGCTGACAACAAG AACAAAACGGTTTCATTTGAGCTTCCCTCCTCTGCATCGTCAGACGACAGCAAATGCGACAACACGAGCTCGATTCTGAAGCTCAGCTTTCCGGACGGACACTCCTGGAGCGTGAACTTCTCCCTCAAAGACAAAAGCTACCAGGCAGAAAACATAACCTTCGTTTACAACCTCAACGACTCAAAGGTCTTCCCAGATTCTTCATCCAATG AAACTGTTACCGTGACGACAAAGCCTGACATTACAGACGTTGGCGTGAACACGTGCTACTCGTGCAAAAGTGAAGACACGCTCATCGCTTCGCCCCTTGCCAACATGACTCTGTCGGACGTGCTCATACAGGCCTTCATCCTCAACGGCACCAAGAGCGAGAACC TAACGACCTGCTCTGCGGACAAACCCGTAACTCCAACTCCCACTCCCACTCACGTGACCAACGCCACCACCGTGGTGCCGGCCACCAACGCCACCACGGCAGTTCCTCCCACCACCCCCACTCCCACTCTGCCCACTCCCACAGTGGGGAATTACTCCTTCAAGCACGACGTCAACAGCACGGCCTGCCTGCTGGCCAACTTCGGCCTGAGGATCGGCTTCACTCAGAACAAG aAGTATCaggaggtgaactttgaccctcCAACTGAAGTTTCTGGAAGCTGTGGAGTCGACAGCAGCGAGCTCATCCTGATGTCCAACGGCATCAACGTTTCTCTCTCATTCTACAAT GACACAAAGAAATTCCGCCTCCATGCAGTGAACGTCACCCTCAACACCAGCTCCG GCATTTTTGCTCAGAGTGGCGCCAACCTGAGTCTGTGGGAGGCGGCGGTGGGAAGCTCCTACATGTGCAACAAGGAGCAGAACTTCACCATCACCGACCTGCTCTCCATCTACACCTTCAGCCTGCATGTGCAGCCGTTCGGCGTGAAGAACGGCCTCTACAGCACAG CCCATGAATGTTCATTGGATGACCCCAGCATCTTAATCCCAATCATTGTTGGTGCTGCTCTGGCTGGCTTGATTCTCATTGTAGTGATCGCTTACGTGATTGGTCGAAGAAAGACCCATGTTGGATATCAGACCCTTTAA
- the lamp2 gene encoding lysosome-associated membrane glycoprotein 2 isoform X1: protein MSRYAAFVFFLSFGVVSHLSHGIEVKVMNKDKLCLYANLTLSFSVTYEVADNKNKTVSFELPSSASSDDSKCDNTSSILKLSFPDGHSWSVNFSLKDKSYQAENITFVYNLNDSKVFPDSSSNETVTVTTKPDITDVGVNTCYSCKSEDTLIASPLANMTLSDVLIQAFILNGTKSENLTTCSADKPVTPTPTPTHVTNATTVVPATNATTAVPPTTPTPTLPTPTVGNYSFKHDVNSTACLLANFGLRIGFTQNKKYQEVNFDPPTEVSGSCGVDSSELILMSNGINVSLSFYNDTKKFRLHAVNVTLNTSSGIFAQSGANLSLWEAAVGSSYMCNKEQNFTITDLLSIYTFSLHVQPFGVKNGLYSTAEECLTDEESYLVPIAVGVALLVLILIVLLAYFIGRKRSMASGYQSF from the exons ATGTCTCGATACgctgcatttgttttcttcttgtctttCGGAGTTG tgtcCCATCTGTCTCATGGCATTGAGGTTAAAGTCATGAATAAGGACAAGTTGTGTCTTTATGCCAATCTGACCCTCAGCTTCTCGGTCACCTATGAAGTTGCTGACAACAAG AACAAAACGGTTTCATTTGAGCTTCCCTCCTCTGCATCGTCAGACGACAGCAAATGCGACAACACGAGCTCGATTCTGAAGCTCAGCTTTCCGGACGGACACTCCTGGAGCGTGAACTTCTCCCTCAAAGACAAAAGCTACCAGGCAGAAAACATAACCTTCGTTTACAACCTCAACGACTCAAAGGTCTTCCCAGATTCTTCATCCAATG AAACTGTTACCGTGACGACAAAGCCTGACATTACAGACGTTGGCGTGAACACGTGCTACTCGTGCAAAAGTGAAGACACGCTCATCGCTTCGCCCCTTGCCAACATGACTCTGTCGGACGTGCTCATACAGGCCTTCATCCTCAACGGCACCAAGAGCGAGAACC TAACGACCTGCTCTGCGGACAAACCCGTAACTCCAACTCCCACTCCCACTCACGTGACCAACGCCACCACCGTGGTGCCGGCCACCAACGCCACCACGGCAGTTCCTCCCACCACCCCCACTCCCACTCTGCCCACTCCCACAGTGGGGAATTACTCCTTCAAGCACGACGTCAACAGCACGGCCTGCCTGCTGGCCAACTTCGGCCTGAGGATCGGCTTCACTCAGAACAAG aAGTATCaggaggtgaactttgaccctcCAACTGAAGTTTCTGGAAGCTGTGGAGTCGACAGCAGCGAGCTCATCCTGATGTCCAACGGCATCAACGTTTCTCTCTCATTCTACAAT GACACAAAGAAATTCCGCCTCCATGCAGTGAACGTCACCCTCAACACCAGCTCCG GCATTTTTGCTCAGAGTGGCGCCAACCTGAGTCTGTGGGAGGCGGCGGTGGGAAGCTCCTACATGTGCAACAAGGAGCAGAACTTCACCATCACCGACCTGCTCTCCATCTACACCTTCAGCCTGCATGTGCAGCCGTTCGGCGTGAAGAACGGCCTCTACAGCACAG CTGAGGAATGCCTGACTGATGAGGAGAGCTACCTTGTTCCCATAGCTGTCGGCGTTGCCCTGCTTGTTCTCATACTTATTGTTCTGCTGGCTTATTTCATCGGGAGGAAGAGAAGCATGGCGTCGGGCTACCAGTCTTTCTGA
- the lamp2 gene encoding lysosome-associated membrane glycoprotein 2 isoform X2: MSRYAAFVFFLSFGVVSHLSHGIEVKVMNKDKLCLYANLTLSFSVTYEVADNKNKTVSFELPSSASSDDSKCDNTSSILKLSFPDGHSWSVNFSLKDKSYQAENITFVYNLNDSKVFPDSSSNETVTVTTKPDITDVGVNTCYSCKSEDTLIASPLANMTLSDVLIQAFILNGTKSENLTTCSADKPVTPTPTPTHVTNATTVVPATNATTAVPPTTPTPTLPTPTVGNYSFKHDVNSTACLLANFGLRIGFTQNKKYQEVNFDPPTEVSGSCGVDSSELILMSNGINVSLSFYNDTKKFRLHAVNVTLNTSSGIFAQSGANLSLWEAAVGSSYMCNKEQNFTITDLLSIYTFSLHVQPFGVKNGLYSTAEECFLDSDLSFLVPIAVGVALSFLIVLVLISYLIGRRKSRTGYQSV; this comes from the exons ATGTCTCGATACgctgcatttgttttcttcttgtctttCGGAGTTG tgtcCCATCTGTCTCATGGCATTGAGGTTAAAGTCATGAATAAGGACAAGTTGTGTCTTTATGCCAATCTGACCCTCAGCTTCTCGGTCACCTATGAAGTTGCTGACAACAAG AACAAAACGGTTTCATTTGAGCTTCCCTCCTCTGCATCGTCAGACGACAGCAAATGCGACAACACGAGCTCGATTCTGAAGCTCAGCTTTCCGGACGGACACTCCTGGAGCGTGAACTTCTCCCTCAAAGACAAAAGCTACCAGGCAGAAAACATAACCTTCGTTTACAACCTCAACGACTCAAAGGTCTTCCCAGATTCTTCATCCAATG AAACTGTTACCGTGACGACAAAGCCTGACATTACAGACGTTGGCGTGAACACGTGCTACTCGTGCAAAAGTGAAGACACGCTCATCGCTTCGCCCCTTGCCAACATGACTCTGTCGGACGTGCTCATACAGGCCTTCATCCTCAACGGCACCAAGAGCGAGAACC TAACGACCTGCTCTGCGGACAAACCCGTAACTCCAACTCCCACTCCCACTCACGTGACCAACGCCACCACCGTGGTGCCGGCCACCAACGCCACCACGGCAGTTCCTCCCACCACCCCCACTCCCACTCTGCCCACTCCCACAGTGGGGAATTACTCCTTCAAGCACGACGTCAACAGCACGGCCTGCCTGCTGGCCAACTTCGGCCTGAGGATCGGCTTCACTCAGAACAAG aAGTATCaggaggtgaactttgaccctcCAACTGAAGTTTCTGGAAGCTGTGGAGTCGACAGCAGCGAGCTCATCCTGATGTCCAACGGCATCAACGTTTCTCTCTCATTCTACAAT GACACAAAGAAATTCCGCCTCCATGCAGTGAACGTCACCCTCAACACCAGCTCCG GCATTTTTGCTCAGAGTGGCGCCAACCTGAGTCTGTGGGAGGCGGCGGTGGGAAGCTCCTACATGTGCAACAAGGAGCAGAACTTCACCATCACCGACCTGCTCTCCATCTACACCTTCAGCCTGCATGTGCAGCCGTTCGGCGTGAAGAACGGCCTCTACAGCACAG cTGAGGAATGCTTCCTGGACTCTGATTTGAGCTTTTTGGTGCCCATCGCCGTCGGCGTGGCCCTCAGCTTCCTAATCGTCCTTGTGCTTATCTCTTACCTGATTGGTCGGCGGAAGAGCCGCACTGGTTACCAGTCTGTTTGA